The region TCGCCACGCCGAACATGCCGGTGTCGGGGCAACGAGCTACCAATGAAAACGTCATTGCGGGATCACCGCTGTGCCGTCGATCTCCACCAACCAGTCTGGACGGGCCAGCGCTTGCACGACAAGCCCGGTAGAGACCGGATGCACGCCCTTGATGTACTCGCCCATGGTTCGGTAGACGGCCTCGCGATGACGAACATCGGTGATGTAGACGACAACTTTTACCAGATGCTCCATCTGACCTCCGGCTTCTTCAATTAGTTGCTTGATGTTCTGCATGACCTTATGCGTCTGCTCTACAGGATCGTGGCTCTCGATGTTTTTTGCGTCATCGAGATTCTGCGGGCATTGGCCGCGCAACCAGACAATCTTGCCTCCTTCGGTCACGACAGCCTGGCATAGATCGTTGTCTAGGTTCTGTTCGGGATAAGTGTCCGAAGTGTTAAATTTGCGAATTCGGGTATGTGCCATGATCTATTCCTTGGACTATTCCGCGGCGGCCTGCACGATGGCGGCCTGACCTTCATATTTTTCATAGCTGCGCTGGATCTCTATCTGGTCGGCAATATGTTTGGCATCATGCCAAACCCCCCAGATGAAAGACGAACCGCGTCGGGATTGCCATGGCAGACCCAGGAAGTAGATATCCGGCTCCACTGAGACACCGCGGTTATGAAGTGGTGCTCCTCTGTCGTCGAACGCATCGACTTTTAGCCAACTAAAATCCTGTCGAAAGCCGGTAGCCCAGATGATTGTCGAGATCCCCTCGTTCTGGAGAGCGACAGAGCGTATCGGCTGCGTCAAGCATTGCGGGTCTGGATACATCTGCCGCGCTTCGGGTTCTTCCGGCAAATTCAAACCCGTGCGGGCAACATAGGCATCGGCTAAGTCCAACACTTCAAGATAGTTTGCGTCGCCTGCCGCGATATTCTGCTGCAAATCATCCGCAAAACTCAGTTCGCCGTCGCTATAGCCGCTGGTCAAACCTGTCAGTATGACCCCCTCGCCCCCAAGGCGGCGGAAGTCCATCGTACGACCACCGTGGGCGCCACTTACAGAAATAGTCACATGCTCTGTCCCTGGCGCGGGTGCAGCCATATCCCAGAGCCCCAAGACACCAAGCCACCAAACATTGTCGCGCCCCCGATAGCGACGAGGCGGGCGATCATGCGGTCCGACCGAAAGAAACACCTTGCGGCCAGCACGGTTCAATTCGTCCGCGATCTGCG is a window of Sulfitobacter sp. W027 DNA encoding:
- a CDS encoding RidA family protein, which encodes MAHTRIRKFNTSDTYPEQNLDNDLCQAVVTEGGKIVWLRGQCPQNLDDAKNIESHDPVEQTHKVMQNIKQLIEEAGGQMEHLVKVVVYITDVRHREAVYRTMGEYIKGVHPVSTGLVVQALARPDWLVEIDGTAVIPQ
- a CDS encoding NAD(P)/FAD-dependent oxidoreductase, translated to MPVEKIDTLVVGGGQAGIAMSEHLRNAEVPHIVLEKKRTAEAWRTGRWDNLVANGPAWHDRFPGLAFEEAKPDEFVSKDRLAQYLVDYAAMIKAPIREGVEVKEAHRLSGTGGFLVRTSSGDIEARRIVAATGAFQHPVIPPIVPKEAPVQQIHSFHYKNPEALPAGAVMVVGAGSSGAQIADELNRAGRKVFLSVGPHDRPPRRYRGRDNVWWLGVLGLWDMAAPAPGTEHVTISVSGAHGGRTMDFRRLGGEGVILTGLTSGYSDGELSFADDLQQNIAAGDANYLEVLDLADAYVARTGLNLPEEPEARQMYPDPQCLTQPIRSVALQNEGISTIIWATGFRQDFSWLKVDAFDDRGAPLHNRGVSVEPDIYFLGLPWQSRRGSSFIWGVWHDAKHIADQIEIQRSYEKYEGQAAIVQAAAE